In Sphingomonas crocodyli, a genomic segment contains:
- the glgX gene encoding glycogen debranching protein GlgX: MIRFGATPTASGTHFALWSECATEAWVCMFDGDKETRVPMQRGPRDVFQVEVEAIGPGARYGFRADGPYDPDRGHWFDPNKLLTDPYAVRIDRPYVYDLRLAAPRGEAVDTAPLMPKAIVEAALPGLEPAPPHFTPGGLIYEVSVRGFTRLHPAIPERHRGTIAALAHPTIIDHLKAIGVSALELMPIAAWIDERHLPALGLTNSWGYNPVSMMALDPRLAPGGIAELRDTVAALHAAGIGVILDVVFNHTGESDRLGPTLSLRGLDALAYFRHADDDYGVLANDSGTGNTLDCDHPATRRLVLDTLRHFVTQAGIDGFRFDLAPVLGRLRDGFDPHAALLEEMRADPILADRILIAEPWDIGPGGYQLGNFPAPFLEWNDRYRDDVRRFWRGDPHAIGDLVTRLAGSSDTFGRGGVSRSVNFIAAHDGFTLADVTAFAHKHNEANGEQNRDGHHDNLSWNNGVEGATDDPAIIAARRRDVAALLATLFVSRGTIMLTAGDEFGRTQRGNNNAYCQDNDLSWIDWDGRDRDLESQTARLARFRAAHPAVSDPRLLGPDDVDWLTPDGRDYEVGDWHDPAQSAIVMLLHLPDQSPRVAIAINRGREAIDLTLPGGTWRPFEGEASMIVEARSVGLFVEQQP; this comes from the coding sequence ATGATCCGCTTCGGCGCGACGCCGACCGCGAGCGGCACTCATTTCGCCCTCTGGTCCGAATGCGCCACCGAAGCCTGGGTCTGCATGTTCGACGGCGACAAAGAGACGCGCGTGCCGATGCAGCGCGGGCCACGCGATGTGTTTCAGGTGGAGGTCGAAGCGATCGGGCCGGGCGCGCGCTACGGCTTTCGCGCGGACGGCCCCTATGATCCCGATCGCGGCCACTGGTTCGATCCGAACAAGCTGCTGACCGATCCTTATGCCGTCCGCATCGATCGCCCCTATGTCTATGATCTCCGGCTGGCCGCGCCGCGCGGCGAGGCGGTGGACACCGCGCCGCTGATGCCCAAGGCGATCGTAGAGGCCGCCCTGCCCGGCCTCGAACCGGCGCCACCGCATTTCACGCCCGGCGGGCTGATCTACGAAGTGTCGGTGCGCGGCTTCACCCGATTGCATCCCGCCATCCCCGAAAGGCATCGCGGCACGATCGCCGCCCTCGCCCATCCGACGATCATCGATCATCTGAAGGCCATCGGCGTGAGCGCCCTCGAACTGATGCCGATCGCGGCCTGGATCGACGAGCGCCACCTGCCCGCGCTCGGCCTCACCAACAGCTGGGGCTACAACCCGGTCAGCATGATGGCGCTCGACCCGCGCCTCGCACCCGGCGGGATCGCCGAACTGCGCGATACGGTTGCGGCGCTGCATGCGGCCGGGATCGGCGTGATCCTTGATGTCGTGTTCAACCATACGGGCGAGAGCGACCGGTTGGGGCCAACATTATCGCTGCGTGGCCTCGATGCGCTCGCCTATTTCCGCCATGCCGACGATGACTATGGCGTGCTGGCGAACGATAGCGGCACCGGCAACACGCTCGATTGCGATCATCCGGCGACGCGCCGCCTGGTCCTCGATACGCTGCGCCATTTCGTGACGCAGGCGGGCATTGACGGTTTCCGTTTCGATCTGGCCCCGGTGTTGGGCCGCCTGCGCGACGGCTTCGATCCGCACGCCGCGCTGCTGGAGGAGATGCGCGCCGATCCGATCCTGGCCGATCGCATCCTGATCGCCGAACCTTGGGATATTGGCCCCGGCGGCTATCAACTGGGCAATTTTCCCGCGCCCTTCCTCGAATGGAATGATCGCTATCGCGACGATGTCCGCCGGTTCTGGCGCGGCGATCCTCATGCGATCGGCGATCTCGTGACCCGACTTGCGGGATCATCCGATACGTTCGGGCGTGGCGGCGTCTCCCGCTCGGTCAACTTCATCGCCGCGCATGACGGCTTCACCCTCGCCGACGTCACCGCCTTCGCGCACAAGCATAATGAGGCCAATGGCGAGCAAAATCGCGACGGCCATCATGATAACCTGTCGTGGAACAACGGCGTCGAGGGCGCAACCGACGATCCCGCCATCATCGCCGCCCGCCGCCGCGATGTCGCCGCCTTGCTGGCCACCCTGTTCGTGTCGCGCGGCACGATCATGCTGACGGCCGGTGACGAATTCGGGCGCACCCAGCGGGGCAACAACAATGCCTATTGCCAGGACAATGATCTGAGCTGGATCGACTGGGACGGGCGCGATCGCGATCTGGAGAGCCAGACCGCCCGCCTCGCCCGCTTTCGTGCGGCGCATCCCGCAGTGTCGGATCCGCGCCTGCTTGGCCCCGACGATGTCGACTGGCTGACGCCCGACGGCCGCGATTATGAGGTCGGCGACTGGCACGATCCGGCGCAGTCGGCGATCGTGATGCTGCTCCACCTGCCCGATCAATCGCCGCGCGTCGCCATCGCGATCAATCGGGGTCGCGAGGCGATCGATCTCACCCTGCCCGGTGGGACGTGGCGTCCGTTCGAAGGGGAGGCGAGCATGATCGTGGAAGCCCGCAGCGTCGGCCTGTTCGTCGAGCAGCAGCCATGA
- a CDS encoding alpha-amylase family glycosyl hydrolase, which translates to MTATPEWWRGAVLYQVYPRSFQDTTGDGIGDLKGITRRLDHIASLGVDAVWISPFFKSPMADMGYDVSDYRDVDPMFGTLADFDALLARAHELGLKIIIDQVLSHCSDQHAWFRESRTDRTNPKADWYVWADPKPDGTAPNNWLSIFGGPAWEWDGTRMQYYMHSFLTSQPDFNFHNPEVQDALLDTIRFWLDRGVDGFRLDACNHYFHDIALRDNPPAPMSSAHDIQQSNPYGFQEHLYDKTQPENVAFLKRIRALLEEYPGTVAVGEVGDGEQSPKTVGLYTSGGDTLHLAYTFDLFGTEFSGRYFRDTVEKFEAETADGWVCWALSNHDVMRHVSRFAQPGDDPDQIARLAIAILVALKGTICLYQGEELALPEAELAFEDLRDPYGIRFWPAFKGRDGCRTPMPWEAGEAQAGFSTGKPWLPIPDAHRDRSVDVQSTDPASILAIYRKAVAFRHAEPLLASGVIAFIDLPDDMLAFTRSTDEAALLCLFNLSREPRNTPLPAGFSRPHSFSSDGATITEVGAILPPLSALFSQRD; encoded by the coding sequence ATGACCGCCACGCCCGAATGGTGGCGCGGCGCCGTCCTCTACCAAGTCTATCCCCGCTCCTTTCAGGACACGACCGGCGACGGGATCGGCGATCTGAAGGGGATTACCCGCCGGCTCGATCATATTGCATCGCTCGGCGTCGACGCGGTCTGGATCTCGCCCTTCTTCAAATCACCGATGGCGGACATGGGCTATGACGTGTCCGATTACCGCGACGTCGACCCGATGTTCGGAACGCTCGCCGATTTCGACGCGCTGCTCGCCCGTGCGCACGAACTGGGGCTGAAGATCATCATCGATCAGGTGCTCAGCCACTGTTCGGATCAGCACGCCTGGTTCAGGGAAAGCCGCACCGATCGCACAAATCCCAAGGCCGACTGGTATGTCTGGGCCGATCCCAAGCCCGACGGCACCGCGCCCAATAACTGGCTGTCGATTTTCGGCGGCCCGGCGTGGGAGTGGGACGGGACGCGCATGCAATATTACATGCACAGTTTCCTGACGTCGCAGCCGGACTTCAACTTCCATAACCCGGAGGTTCAGGACGCGCTGCTCGATACGATCCGCTTCTGGCTCGATCGCGGGGTCGATGGCTTCCGGCTCGATGCCTGCAACCATTATTTCCACGACATCGCCCTGCGCGACAATCCGCCCGCGCCGATGTCCAGCGCGCACGACATCCAGCAGAGCAACCCTTACGGTTTTCAGGAGCATCTCTACGACAAGACCCAGCCCGAAAATGTCGCCTTCCTGAAGCGTATCCGCGCGCTGCTGGAGGAATATCCGGGCACCGTTGCAGTCGGCGAGGTTGGCGATGGCGAACAGTCGCCCAAAACGGTTGGCCTCTACACATCGGGCGGCGACACGCTGCATCTTGCCTATACGTTCGACCTGTTCGGCACCGAATTCAGCGGCCGATATTTCCGCGATACGGTCGAGAAATTCGAGGCCGAGACCGCCGACGGATGGGTATGCTGGGCGCTCTCCAACCATGATGTGATGCGCCACGTCAGCCGCTTCGCGCAGCCCGGCGACGATCCCGATCAGATCGCACGCCTCGCCATCGCGATCCTCGTCGCGCTAAAGGGCACGATTTGCCTCTATCAGGGCGAGGAACTGGCGCTGCCCGAAGCCGAACTGGCGTTTGAGGATTTGCGCGATCCCTATGGCATCCGCTTCTGGCCGGCCTTCAAGGGCCGCGACGGCTGCCGTACGCCGATGCCGTGGGAGGCTGGAGAGGCACAGGCGGGCTTTTCGACCGGCAAGCCGTGGCTCCCTATTCCGGATGCGCATCGCGATCGGTCTGTCGATGTTCAGAGTACCGATCCCGCTTCCATCCTCGCCATCTACCGCAAGGCCGTCGCCTTTCGGCACGCCGAACCTCTGCTCGCCAGCGGTGTGATCGCCTTCATCGATCTGCCCGACGACATGCTGGCCTTCACGCGAAGCACGGACGAAGCGGCACTGCTTTGCCTGTTCAATCTGTCGCGCGAGCCGCGAAATACCCCGCTCCCGGCCGGCTTCTCCCGCCCCCATTCCTTTTCAAGCGACGGTGCGACGATCACCGAGGTTGGCGCCATCCTCCCGCCCCTGAGCGCCCTTTTTTCGCAACGAGATTGA
- a CDS encoding TonB-dependent receptor gives MTLAARLALTSSLALILATPALAEDAADADFHQAPTNDIIVTAPIQRDRMDVLANSVAISGEKLLSVTRSTIGETLQHTPGVTASSFGPNASRPILRGLSGSRAPVLTDGIGSIDVSNTSADHPVVINPLLADRIEVVRGPEGLLYDSAALGGVVNVMDKRIPRAVPDEAIHTELVGGYGSAANERSIGGSIDAPIGKNFVIHADGSYLKSGDLDIGGHVLTRAGRTEALASAALPPEEHDDHGHDHGHDEEEAIDFAGNAALRGKLPNSANKTWTAGVGAAYITETGSFGLSYSHYDSLYGIPVRYATAPGQHQEAPRLDVRQNRLDARAEIETGGDLLKAIKIRTGYASYRHYELEESGEIGTAFYNDGFEGRVELVQADHGAWRGATGAQFSTRDFNVVGEEAFLPKSSSSKLSAFTLQQLDYGAFKVEGALRYEHSDAKATPLDDQPQFFAGSRQFDTVSGSLGASYAVANGWRVGANLMRTERAPTPEELFANGPHHGTETFEIGDPALDTERAWGLEAVLHGRGTGFTFDASIYHNRYSSFIYDVRTGGLEDGLPVYQILQGKARFWGVEAGGSLDLATIGDFTIKADALGDYTRATIKSDGPAPRIPPLRLLGGLGAESGRIDGRVEVEWVDKARRLAPNETPTDSYTLVNAALTFHPFEGDKTTAIMLSANNIFDVNARRHASFLKDFSPLAGRDFRITTRFSL, from the coding sequence ATGACGCTCGCCGCCCGGCTCGCACTCACTTCCTCGCTCGCACTCATTCTCGCTACGCCCGCTCTCGCGGAAGACGCCGCAGACGCCGATTTTCATCAGGCGCCGACCAACGACATCATCGTCACCGCCCCTATCCAGCGCGACCGCATGGATGTGTTGGCTAACAGCGTCGCGATCAGCGGTGAAAAGCTGTTGAGCGTCACCCGCTCGACGATCGGCGAAACACTGCAGCACACTCCGGGCGTCACCGCGAGTTCGTTTGGCCCCAACGCCTCGCGCCCCATCCTGCGCGGCCTTTCGGGCAGCCGTGCACCGGTGCTGACCGACGGCATCGGATCGATCGACGTGTCGAACACCAGCGCCGACCACCCCGTGGTTATCAATCCCCTGCTCGCCGATCGCATCGAAGTCGTCCGCGGCCCGGAAGGGCTGTTGTATGACAGCGCCGCGCTGGGCGGCGTCGTCAACGTCATGGACAAGCGCATCCCGCGCGCCGTACCCGACGAGGCGATCCACACCGAACTCGTCGGCGGCTATGGAAGTGCTGCGAACGAACGCTCGATCGGCGGCTCGATCGACGCCCCCATCGGCAAGAACTTCGTCATCCACGCCGACGGCAGCTATCTAAAGTCGGGCGACCTCGACATTGGCGGCCATGTTCTCACCCGCGCCGGCCGCACGGAGGCGCTGGCCTCGGCGGCGCTCCCGCCGGAGGAACATGACGATCACGGCCACGATCATGGCCATGACGAGGAAGAGGCGATCGACTTCGCCGGCAACGCTGCGCTCCGCGGCAAATTGCCCAACAGCGCGAACAAGACCTGGACCGCGGGCGTCGGCGCCGCCTACATCACCGAAACGGGCAGCTTCGGCCTGTCTTACAGCCATTATGACAGCCTTTACGGCATCCCCGTCCGTTACGCGACCGCCCCTGGCCAGCATCAGGAAGCGCCGCGCCTCGATGTCCGGCAGAACCGGCTCGATGCGCGCGCCGAGATCGAGACCGGCGGCGATTTGTTGAAGGCGATCAAGATCCGCACCGGCTACGCCAGCTATCGACATTATGAGTTGGAGGAGAGCGGCGAAATCGGCACCGCCTTCTACAATGACGGCTTTGAAGGGCGTGTCGAACTCGTCCAGGCCGATCATGGCGCGTGGAGAGGGGCGACCGGCGCGCAATTCTCGACCCGCGACTTCAATGTCGTCGGCGAGGAAGCTTTCCTGCCGAAAAGCAGCTCGTCCAAGCTGTCGGCCTTCACCCTGCAGCAGCTCGATTACGGCGCGTTCAAGGTCGAAGGCGCGCTGCGCTACGAACATAGCGATGCCAAGGCGACCCCGCTCGACGATCAGCCGCAATTCTTCGCAGGGTCGCGTCAGTTCGACACCGTCTCCGGATCGCTCGGCGCCTCCTATGCGGTCGCAAACGGATGGCGCGTCGGCGCAAACCTGATGCGCACCGAACGCGCGCCCACGCCCGAGGAACTGTTCGCCAACGGCCCGCACCACGGCACCGAGACGTTCGAGATCGGCGATCCCGCGCTCGATACCGAACGCGCCTGGGGCCTCGAAGCCGTGCTCCACGGCCGCGGCACCGGGTTCACCTTCGACGCCTCGATCTATCATAACCGCTACAGCAGCTTCATCTACGACGTCCGCACCGGCGGGCTGGAAGACGGCCTGCCCGTCTATCAGATCCTGCAGGGCAAGGCGCGTTTCTGGGGCGTCGAGGCGGGCGGTTCGCTCGATCTCGCGACGATCGGCGATTTCACGATCAAGGCCGACGCGCTGGGCGATTATACCCGCGCGACGATCAAGTCGGATGGCCCTGCCCCCCGCATCCCGCCTCTTCGCCTGCTGGGCGGACTCGGCGCGGAAAGCGGCCGGATCGATGGCCGCGTCGAGGTCGAATGGGTCGACAAGGCGCGCCGTCTCGCGCCGAACGAAACGCCGACTGACAGCTATACGCTGGTCAACGCCGCGCTGACCTTCCATCCTTTCGAAGGCGACAAAACGACGGCGATCATGCTGTCGGCGAACAACATCTTCGACGTAAATGCCCGCCGCCATGCGAGCTTCCTGAAGGATTTCTCGCCGCTCGCCGGCCGCGATTTCCGCATCACGACGCGTTTCTCGCTTTAA